One stretch of Roseimicrobium sp. ORNL1 DNA includes these proteins:
- a CDS encoding squalene/phytoene synthase family protein translates to MSEKKPSRAAAPPVGREIARRAKSNLAFALSTLPRQRKEDMMTFYAFCRVIDDIADEPVDTVAERQRALDGWKHGILHGFEEPDDLQAEVAELPKTYPIDPTLLAEIVNGVASDLVTTRYRTYEDLLAYCYKVACVVGLVSIEIFGYKNPACKEYAVALGYALQLTNIIRDVAEDARNGRIYLPQEDLERFGVNEVDLLEGRHTPEFEALMQFQHDRARAFFTQAASLLPKEDRRHMLAAEMMGQMYGEILEKIRQRHFHVFGPRIGLSKLRKIAILGAYTAKGLLRTS, encoded by the coding sequence ATGTCTGAGAAAAAGCCAAGCCGAGCAGCAGCCCCCCCGGTGGGGCGTGAGATCGCGCGTCGCGCGAAGTCGAACCTCGCCTTCGCACTCTCCACCCTGCCCCGCCAACGCAAGGAGGACATGATGACCTTCTACGCCTTCTGCCGGGTCATTGACGACATCGCGGACGAACCCGTGGACACCGTCGCGGAACGGCAGCGTGCACTGGACGGGTGGAAGCACGGCATCCTTCACGGCTTCGAGGAGCCGGACGACCTGCAGGCTGAGGTCGCCGAACTGCCCAAGACCTACCCCATCGATCCCACGCTGCTGGCGGAGATCGTGAATGGTGTGGCTTCAGACCTGGTCACCACCCGCTACCGCACCTACGAGGATCTGCTGGCGTATTGTTACAAGGTCGCCTGCGTCGTGGGGCTGGTGAGCATCGAGATCTTCGGATACAAGAACCCCGCCTGCAAAGAATACGCCGTGGCCCTGGGTTACGCCCTACAGCTCACGAACATCATCCGCGATGTGGCAGAGGATGCGCGCAATGGCCGCATCTACCTGCCGCAGGAGGACCTGGAGCGTTTCGGTGTCAACGAAGTGGATCTTCTGGAAGGCCGACACACGCCGGAGTTCGAGGCGCTCATGCAGTTCCAGCACGATCGTGCGCGTGCCTTTTTCACCCAGGCCGCGAGTCTCCTGCCCAAGGAGGATCGCAGGCACATGCTGGCTGCGGAGATGATGGGCCAGATGTATGGTGAAATCCTGGAGAAAATACGCCAGCGCCACTTCCACGTCTTCGGCCCGCGCATCGGCCTGAGCAAGCTGCGAAAAATCGCCATCCTCGGCGCCTACACTGCAAAAGGCCTGCTTCGCACCAGTTGA
- a CDS encoding bleomycin resistance protein, producing MSHAHRGLLHHLIISVTNVTRSAPFYGAMFRHLGYELGGHSHGGAYEYEDWRRMDHDTPHEISIVTADPSLASLPHKRGAVGHHHHLAFCALDRVDVERFRAEVLLPLAAAGECIIEDAPCDCPEHGEGYYATFFSDPDGLKYEFVFNPNHQKRDA from the coding sequence ATGTCGCACGCGCATCGTGGCCTTTTGCATCATCTCATCATCAGTGTGACGAATGTGACCCGCTCGGCGCCGTTCTACGGCGCCATGTTCCGCCATCTGGGATATGAACTGGGTGGCCACAGCCATGGCGGGGCCTATGAGTATGAGGACTGGCGGAGGATGGATCACGATACGCCACATGAGATCAGCATCGTCACGGCGGATCCTTCATTGGCCTCGTTGCCGCACAAGCGCGGTGCGGTGGGGCATCATCACCACCTTGCCTTTTGCGCGCTGGATCGTGTGGACGTGGAACGCTTCCGCGCGGAGGTGCTTCTTCCACTGGCGGCGGCGGGTGAGTGCATCATTGAGGATGCGCCGTGTGATTGTCCGGAGCATGGGGAAGGTTATTACGCCACCTTCTTCTCCGACCCGGATGGGCTGAAGTATGAGTTCGTGTTCAACCCGAATCACCAGAAGCGGGATGCCTGA
- a CDS encoding alpha/beta hydrolase-fold protein, with protein MVTPEEHVVPGAGGDFSRKVWLLEPPHGHAATRLCLFLDGEYYVNQMAAPSLIHGLQKDGAISPVTCVFVSHVDGAARHRDLTCSRDHAAFIANDVIRWIRERHPKLAKGGHLIAGPSLGGLASAYTALLYPQVFARCLSHSGSFWWAEEWLTTQLRQMPHSRLHFWLSVGSQETGFGISHPPSGLRQEVSQIHACERFATALAGHDHHVHYRVYEGGHEMGQWREELPNALQWLLP; from the coding sequence ATGGTCACGCCTGAAGAGCATGTGGTACCCGGTGCCGGAGGAGACTTTTCTAGAAAGGTCTGGCTCCTGGAGCCTCCGCATGGCCATGCGGCCACACGGCTCTGTCTCTTCCTGGACGGGGAGTACTATGTGAACCAGATGGCGGCACCGTCGTTGATCCATGGTTTGCAAAAGGACGGTGCCATCTCGCCTGTAACATGCGTCTTCGTCTCACATGTGGATGGCGCGGCACGGCACCGGGATCTGACTTGCAGCAGGGATCATGCGGCCTTCATCGCGAATGATGTGATCCGGTGGATTCGCGAGCGGCATCCCAAGCTGGCGAAAGGAGGTCACCTCATTGCCGGGCCCAGCCTGGGAGGGCTGGCCTCTGCTTACACGGCACTGCTCTACCCGCAGGTGTTTGCTCGCTGCCTGAGCCACTCCGGATCCTTCTGGTGGGCAGAGGAGTGGCTCACCACCCAACTGCGCCAGATGCCGCACTCACGGCTGCATTTCTGGCTGAGCGTGGGGAGCCAGGAGACGGGGTTCGGCATTTCACATCCACCCTCGGGATTGAGGCAGGAGGTGTCGCAGATCCACGCTTGCGAGCGCTTCGCCACCGCGCTGGCAGGGCATGACCATCACGTGCACTACCGAGTCTATGAAGGCGGGCACGAAATGGGGCAGTGGCGGGAGGAACTGCCCAATGCGCTGCAATGGCTGCTGCCGTGA
- the lepB gene encoding signal peptidase I, with protein MFQPRYLKQAKLLYKGVTRFLHYKRDLLPPAKLDEIEKQRDALKDAIKEKDAKKIEDLTKDINRTCEKALPEMRTSELAENIEVFFVSIVIALGIRTYIAQPFQIPTGSMQPTLNGITAEYREEDPNPGFLGKAGGWFTGTTYLNVVSDHDGELASPVTITEHPFFIFRRFCRLHFKDGHTIKINAPMTQLLGELQIARHLGVNTRQVGMDNPDRTVEQVLQVPSGTRVQKGQLLARGIVRNGDHVIVNKFAYHFRRPERGEVFVFTTKNIAGIEQESRFNPNWGSQHYIKRLAGVPGDTLYIDPPELIINGKPATEPGIRRVIDQKEPGYYGYSSIGAGEKTLRTFPDDEFMALGDNSNHSSDSRFWGAVPRQNLVGPGWFCYWPLTSHWGPIK; from the coding sequence ATGTTCCAGCCCCGCTACCTCAAGCAGGCCAAGCTCCTCTACAAGGGAGTCACCCGTTTCCTCCACTACAAGCGGGACCTGCTTCCGCCGGCGAAGCTGGATGAGATTGAGAAGCAGCGGGACGCGCTGAAGGACGCGATCAAGGAGAAGGACGCCAAGAAGATCGAGGACCTCACCAAGGACATCAACCGGACCTGTGAAAAGGCGCTGCCGGAGATGCGCACGTCCGAGCTGGCGGAGAATATCGAGGTCTTCTTCGTTTCCATCGTCATCGCTCTGGGCATCCGCACGTACATCGCCCAGCCCTTCCAGATTCCCACTGGATCCATGCAGCCCACGCTGAATGGCATCACGGCAGAGTACCGGGAGGAAGACCCCAATCCTGGATTCCTCGGGAAGGCGGGCGGCTGGTTTACCGGCACCACGTACCTCAATGTGGTGTCTGATCACGACGGCGAACTGGCATCGCCGGTCACCATCACCGAACACCCCTTCTTCATTTTCCGGCGCTTCTGCAGGCTGCACTTCAAGGATGGACACACCATCAAGATCAATGCTCCGATGACCCAGCTTCTCGGTGAGCTGCAGATCGCCCGTCATCTCGGTGTGAACACCCGCCAGGTCGGCATGGACAATCCCGACCGCACGGTGGAGCAGGTGCTTCAGGTCCCCTCAGGCACGCGGGTGCAAAAGGGGCAACTCCTCGCCCGCGGCATCGTGCGCAACGGTGACCACGTTATCGTGAACAAATTCGCCTACCATTTCCGGCGGCCGGAACGCGGTGAAGTCTTCGTCTTCACTACAAAGAACATCGCCGGAATCGAACAGGAATCTCGCTTCAATCCGAACTGGGGCTCACAGCATTACATCAAGCGTCTGGCAGGCGTGCCCGGGGACACTCTCTACATCGATCCTCCAGAATTGATCATCAATGGCAAGCCGGCCACCGAACCCGGCATCCGCAGGGTGATCGATCAGAAGGAGCCGGGCTATTACGGATACTCGTCCATCGGCGCGGGTGAGAAAACACTCCGCACCTTCCCCGATGACGAGTTCATGGCCTTGGGTGACAACAGCAACCACAGCAGCGACAGCCGCTTCTGGGGAGCGGTGCCCCGGCAAAATCTCGTTGGCCCAGGTTGGTTCTGCTACTGGCCGCTGACCAGCCACTGGGGACCCATCAAGTAA
- a CDS encoding four helix bundle protein: MPNIRSFRDLIVWQKSMDAAMAVFELSKKWPSEERFSLTDQIRRSSRSVPANISEAWRKRRYPGAWVNKLNDSEGEAAETQTHLEFANRCSYITETDRTRLDALYEEILAMLVTMIDQPEKWSIR; encoded by the coding sequence ATGCCAAACATTCGATCGTTCCGGGATTTGATTGTTTGGCAGAAGTCCATGGATGCAGCCATGGCGGTATTCGAGCTTTCCAAGAAATGGCCCTCAGAGGAGAGGTTTTCCCTGACTGACCAGATTCGGCGGTCATCACGCTCTGTGCCGGCGAACATTTCCGAAGCCTGGCGCAAGCGACGCTACCCGGGAGCTTGGGTGAACAAGCTCAACGATTCCGAGGGTGAAGCGGCAGAAACGCAAACCCATCTGGAGTTTGCCAATCGCTGCTCTTACATCACAGAAACCGATCGGACGCGGCTCGATGCCCTCTACGAAGAAATCCTCGCCATGCTAGTGACCATGATTGACCAGCCCGAAAAGTGGTCCATCCGTTGA
- the lepA gene encoding translation elongation factor 4 gives MPISLTRNFSIIAHIDHGKTTLSDRLLESTKTITERQKQDQLLDAMDLERERGITIKAHPVTMHYKAKDGKTYKLNLLDTPGHVDFSYEVSRSLAACEGALLLVDASQGVEAQTVANLNLALQQKLHVIPVINKIDLPSADIERCKKQLEDILQLPSDEAVPASAKMGLGITDILEAIIRLIPAPTDPHDGYLRASVFDSVFDPYRGVVSYVRVMSGTIQRGQKIRMMASGLDNEVKEVGVFKPKMMAVDKLGPGDVGYFIANVKTTADVKIGDTVTEMRHPAPTPLPGFKEIHPLVFSGIYPVSSEDFEALKMAVGKLQINDSAFTFMAESSAALGFGFRCGFLGLLHMEIVQERLRREFNMDVISTYPSVIYEVTKTDGTEVLVDNPCFLPPTQMIAEIREPMVKIFLMVPNEYIGDMMQLVMDKRGSVDHTETLDDNRVLLHSLIPLNEILVDFNDKLKSITRGYGSMDYEHAGYQPSDLVKMDMLIASEPVDAFACIVHRSKAESRGRALAAKLKEVIPQQLFVVAIQAAIGGKVIARESISALRKDVTAKCYGGDISRKRKLLEKQKEGKKRMKSIGRVNIPQEAFIEVLKTGG, from the coding sequence ATGCCCATCTCCCTCACACGCAACTTCTCCATCATCGCCCACATCGACCACGGGAAGACCACGCTCTCCGATCGTCTTTTGGAATCCACCAAGACCATCACGGAGCGCCAGAAGCAGGATCAGCTTCTCGATGCCATGGACCTGGAGCGTGAGCGTGGCATCACCATCAAGGCCCACCCGGTCACGATGCACTACAAGGCGAAGGACGGGAAGACCTACAAGCTCAACCTGCTGGACACCCCCGGTCACGTGGACTTCAGCTACGAAGTGAGCCGTTCCCTGGCCGCCTGTGAAGGCGCCCTGCTCCTGGTGGATGCTTCCCAGGGCGTGGAAGCCCAGACCGTCGCCAACCTGAATCTCGCGCTGCAGCAGAAGCTGCACGTCATCCCGGTCATCAACAAGATCGACCTCCCCAGCGCCGACATTGAGCGCTGCAAGAAGCAACTTGAGGACATTCTGCAGCTTCCCTCGGACGAAGCCGTGCCCGCCAGTGCCAAGATGGGTCTCGGCATCACCGACATCCTGGAGGCCATCATCCGCCTGATCCCGGCACCCACGGATCCGCATGATGGCTACCTGCGCGCCTCGGTGTTTGACTCCGTCTTCGACCCGTATCGCGGCGTCGTCTCCTACGTCCGTGTCATGAGCGGCACCATTCAGCGCGGGCAGAAGATCCGCATGATGGCCTCCGGCCTGGACAACGAAGTGAAGGAAGTGGGCGTCTTCAAGCCCAAGATGATGGCCGTGGACAAGCTCGGCCCCGGTGATGTGGGCTACTTCATCGCCAACGTGAAGACCACCGCGGATGTGAAGATCGGTGACACCGTCACCGAGATGCGCCACCCTGCGCCGACCCCGCTGCCCGGCTTCAAGGAAATTCATCCGCTCGTGTTCAGCGGCATCTATCCCGTGAGCTCCGAGGACTTCGAAGCGCTGAAGATGGCCGTGGGCAAGCTGCAGATCAATGACTCCGCCTTCACCTTCATGGCGGAGAGCAGCGCCGCACTCGGCTTCGGCTTCCGCTGCGGTTTCCTTGGCCTGCTGCACATGGAAATCGTGCAGGAGCGTCTGCGCCGTGAGTTCAACATGGACGTCATCTCGACGTACCCGAGCGTTATCTACGAAGTCACCAAGACGGATGGCACCGAGGTCCTGGTGGACAATCCCTGCTTCCTCCCGCCCACGCAGATGATCGCGGAAATCCGCGAGCCCATGGTGAAAATCTTCCTCATGGTGCCGAATGAATACATCGGCGACATGATGCAGCTCGTCATGGATAAGCGCGGCAGTGTGGATCACACCGAGACGCTGGATGACAACCGCGTGCTGCTGCACAGCCTCATTCCGCTGAACGAAATCCTCGTGGACTTCAACGACAAGCTGAAGAGCATCACCCGCGGCTACGGCAGCATGGACTACGAGCACGCCGGCTACCAGCCCAGCGACCTCGTGAAGATGGACATGCTCATCGCCAGCGAGCCGGTGGATGCCTTCGCGTGCATCGTGCACCGCAGCAAGGCGGAGTCCCGAGGCCGCGCCCTCGCCGCGAAGCTAAAAGAGGTCATCCCCCAACAGCTCTTCGTCGTCGCCATCCAAGCCGCCATCGGCGGCAAGGTCATCGCCCGCGAAAGCATCAGCGCCCTCCGCAAGGACGTGACCGCCAAGTGCTACGGCGGTGACATCTCCCGTAAACGCAAACTCCTGGAGAAGCAGAAGGAAGGCAAGAAGCGCATGAAGTCCATCGGCCGCGTGAACATCCCGCAGGAAGCGTTCATCGAGGTGCTGAAGACGGGAGGCTAG
- a CDS encoding M4 family metallopeptidase, with amino-acid sequence MLDLAFKVAFYVAVGLGLLVGCVWYIRSLSNAITGGGDIVIAEFTVVGKEDPDGKIGKALAQMLQARLREVTLEIQDSQLELIDTTESDNRFKHLILTPEMSAEPKAIKPEEQKPPITTRELSGIAGSVRVPESVPIWNAGGIELGTRLLDAPALQVSVSGVDVGGVIHWLNRQLASNRTLHFTYYENSNKQVHVSGDLAAVDVKGALRLEMETKPPETDVSLSLIAERMAYEILRQRLGRDSNNKVEILQPDEFPILVQVLRDAAKHRRSASMGRNSQAGFTKSLQQITPLAGNVPGWYQLQLLAATLAEQAGEYQQASEFYSSALLAMVSHSQQGAVPELVIRVKKLQSEAEKRSREDSFHSPLKAGPEDPIARQKIEADMEYAVKQLNALFGQTYSAPPLVLLKSSVRNAFFRPNEGEYSAPPQVQYLPDVTYHSMVFLYLPAEAVGPQLGTIFFSYADVLPMVIQQRKEGETATTARWVLAEGGVAWLRGEDPSGGDRRPLRSIKAPGTAYKDDSMLGNDPQPATMSDYSPSKHGDFVVGNGILNRAFYLASINLEAIHPGKGTEKAAEIWIRALPLLLKAQKTDFWAFAKALEAAAATSTADREAVHEALVTVELDPARAP; translated from the coding sequence ATGTTGGATCTCGCATTTAAGGTGGCATTCTATGTTGCCGTTGGCTTGGGGCTGCTCGTCGGATGCGTCTGGTACATCCGCTCCTTAAGCAATGCAATCACTGGAGGAGGGGATATCGTGATTGCTGAGTTTACCGTAGTAGGGAAAGAGGATCCCGATGGCAAAATCGGGAAGGCTCTTGCCCAGATGCTCCAAGCCCGTCTGCGTGAAGTTACCTTGGAGATTCAAGACTCTCAGCTGGAGCTTATTGATACAACCGAGTCCGACAACCGATTCAAGCATCTCATACTCACCCCGGAGATGTCTGCTGAGCCGAAGGCAATCAAACCGGAAGAGCAGAAGCCCCCAATAACCACGAGAGAGTTATCTGGAATTGCAGGCTCAGTCAGGGTGCCGGAATCTGTTCCCATTTGGAACGCAGGAGGGATCGAGCTCGGCACTAGGTTGCTGGATGCTCCGGCCCTACAAGTAAGTGTAAGTGGCGTGGACGTCGGGGGAGTGATTCACTGGTTAAACCGCCAGCTCGCCAGCAACCGGACATTGCACTTCACCTATTACGAAAACTCGAACAAACAGGTCCATGTGAGCGGCGATCTTGCCGCAGTTGACGTTAAGGGTGCCCTCCGACTGGAGATGGAAACCAAACCTCCAGAAACCGATGTTTCGCTGAGCTTGATCGCGGAACGCATGGCGTATGAGATTCTACGTCAACGACTAGGGCGTGACTCTAATAACAAAGTGGAAATATTGCAACCGGATGAGTTTCCAATACTTGTGCAGGTATTGCGTGATGCGGCGAAACATCGCAGGTCCGCATCTATGGGTAGGAATTCACAGGCGGGATTCACCAAGTCGCTGCAACAAATCACTCCGCTCGCTGGTAACGTCCCTGGATGGTATCAACTCCAGCTTCTTGCAGCAACTCTCGCTGAACAGGCCGGGGAATACCAGCAAGCATCCGAATTCTACTCCTCCGCCCTGCTTGCTATGGTCAGCCATAGCCAACAAGGAGCGGTTCCAGAATTAGTCATTCGGGTGAAAAAGCTCCAATCCGAAGCGGAAAAGCGATCCAGAGAAGACTCTTTCCACTCCCCCCTAAAAGCAGGGCCCGAAGATCCCATTGCCCGGCAGAAAATTGAAGCCGACATGGAATACGCAGTCAAACAACTCAATGCACTTTTTGGCCAGACATATTCGGCTCCGCCACTAGTGCTGCTCAAAAGCAGCGTTAGGAACGCCTTTTTTCGACCGAACGAAGGGGAATACTCTGCTCCACCACAAGTGCAGTACCTGCCGGATGTCACCTATCACAGTATGGTATTCCTCTACCTGCCGGCCGAAGCTGTAGGCCCGCAATTAGGAACAATTTTCTTCTCCTACGCAGACGTCCTTCCTATGGTCATTCAACAACGGAAAGAGGGCGAGACCGCTACAACTGCGCGATGGGTGCTAGCAGAAGGTGGGGTTGCTTGGCTCCGCGGCGAAGACCCCTCTGGTGGAGATCGGCGTCCGCTTAGGTCAATCAAGGCTCCAGGAACAGCTTACAAGGACGATTCAATGCTCGGCAACGATCCCCAACCGGCGACCATGAGTGACTACAGCCCCAGTAAACACGGCGATTTTGTTGTTGGCAATGGCATCTTAAATCGTGCTTTCTACCTCGCATCTATTAACTTGGAAGCGATTCATCCAGGTAAGGGAACTGAAAAGGCTGCGGAGATTTGGATCAGAGCACTTCCTCTTCTCCTCAAAGCGCAAAAGACTGATTTCTGGGCCTTTGCTAAAGCTCTTGAAGCAGCAGCAGCTACATCCACAGCAGATCGGGAAGCTGTTCACGAAGCGCTGGTGACGGTAGAACTTGATCCAGCCAGAGCACCGTAA
- a CDS encoding IS3 family transposase, which translates to MILQLQRQTGGSVRKICDVLELPRSSFYHAAKPISRHEQDARLGELIEEIFKRNRCRYGYRRIHEELCDHGIVCAPSRLRRILKTRGLKAIQPKNYLPKTSDGRADRPSSNLLAQQPVPQKPGEAWVADITFIPTTANWLYLAVVMDLGSRRIVGWSLASHMRAELVVHALEQALQTHPKASGIVFHSDRGSQYGSTAFRSVLTRAGLRQSMSGRANPYDNAWTESFMGTLKREMLQGGRFEDLTDARLELFEYIEGYYNNQRKHSAIGYLTPNQFETQSRNLN; encoded by the coding sequence ATGATCCTGCAACTCCAGCGCCAGACCGGTGGGAGTGTGCGCAAGATCTGCGACGTCCTGGAGCTGCCCCGCAGCAGCTTTTACCATGCGGCAAAGCCTATCTCACGCCATGAGCAAGACGCTCGCCTGGGGGAACTCATCGAGGAGATCTTCAAACGCAACCGGTGCCGCTATGGCTACCGCAGGATCCATGAGGAGCTGTGTGACCATGGCATCGTGTGTGCGCCTTCGAGGCTGCGCCGCATCCTCAAAACACGGGGCCTCAAGGCCATCCAACCCAAGAACTACCTGCCCAAAACCAGCGATGGCCGGGCAGACCGTCCCTCTTCCAATCTGCTGGCCCAGCAGCCCGTGCCGCAGAAGCCCGGCGAGGCCTGGGTCGCAGACATCACCTTCATTCCCACTACGGCAAACTGGCTCTATCTGGCCGTGGTCATGGATTTGGGCTCGCGTCGCATTGTGGGCTGGAGTCTCGCATCACATATGCGTGCAGAACTCGTCGTCCATGCCTTGGAACAAGCCCTGCAAACCCATCCCAAAGCCAGCGGCATTGTCTTCCACAGCGACCGGGGCAGCCAGTATGGCAGCACGGCCTTCCGTTCCGTGCTCACGCGTGCCGGCCTGCGCCAGAGCATGTCGGGGCGAGCCAACCCCTATGACAATGCGTGGACAGAGTCCTTCATGGGTACCCTCAAGCGCGAGATGCTTCAAGGAGGCCGCTTTGAAGATCTCACCGATGCACGACTGGAACTCTTTGAGTACATCGAGGGCTACTACAACAACCAGCGCAAGCACTCCGCCATCGGTTACCTCACCCCCAATCAGTTTGAGACCCAATCCAGAAACCTAAACTAA
- a CDS encoding transposase, with translation MSTVTRKKRYSSDFKTHAVELVRMGKSVSEVAEELGIGTGILYRWTRSQRQPVQLVGADQRAGGEEGEANELHRLRREIANLRLENDILKKAAVILGTPSPSKLAK, from the coding sequence ATGAGTACCGTGACCCGAAAAAAGCGTTACAGCAGTGATTTTAAAACCCATGCCGTGGAGTTGGTCCGCATGGGCAAGAGTGTGTCCGAGGTGGCTGAAGAACTCGGCATTGGCACTGGCATCCTTTACCGTTGGACCCGGTCCCAAAGGCAGCCGGTGCAGCTCGTGGGCGCAGACCAACGAGCCGGAGGCGAGGAGGGCGAAGCCAACGAGCTGCACCGGCTGCGGCGTGAAATCGCCAACCTGCGCCTGGAGAACGACATTTTAAAAAAGGCCGCTGTCATCCTGGGCACGCCATCGCCGTCCAAACTCGCGAAATGA